GAACCACCGCTGCCGGGAGGCTTCCCGCTGCGCGGTGGCCGCGTCGCTGACTGCTCCGGGGCTGGAGGCCTGCGTCAGTCGCGTCCGTACCTGAACCCACCGTTCGGCGTCGAGCAGCGGCAGCGCCCTCGCGAGGTGGTTGCGCGCGGCGGTGGTGACGATGTCGGTGACCGGGATGGTGTGGTCGCCGAGGGCGGCGGTGATGCGTCCGTTGACCAGGACCTGGACGGGCGCGGTGAGCTCGCCGTGTCCGAAGCGCACGTCGGCGGCCCCGCCGAGCAGGGACGTCTTGTCGGTGTTGTGGTGCAGGATCGCGCCGAACTCTTCCAGGCAGTAGCGGCTGTAGGCGCGGGAGATGGCTTCGGCCACGCCGTCGGCGAGGGTGTCGGGGTGACCGGCGCCCTTGCGTTCGACGACCTCGACCCCCAAGAGGGCGGAGGCGGCGGACAGACCGGTGGTCGTGATCACTTCCATGCGAGGGACTCCTTCGTCGGGGCGTGCTGGGCAAGAGAGACGGGGCGGCAGCCGAGCAGCCGGAGCCGGCCGCGTTCGATGTGGTAGGCGCCGATGCGGACCAGGTCGCGGGCGGCTTCGACCGCGCGGGAGCGGTCCAGGAAGGTCCATCCCGCGGCGAGGTTGATGACGGCGGCGTGCACGGCTTCGCAGCCGGCCTGGATCGCGGCGGGCTCCACCGTCACGCTCAGATGCATCCGGGCGACGCACACGCCGTGCCCCACGCCCTGGCGGACGAAGTAGCGGAGGGTCGTCTCCGGGCGGTAGACGGGGTGCGAGACGATGGCGGCCGGTTCGATGAGGGTCTGGTGTCCGGCCTGGCGGGCCCGGTCGATGAACTCAAGGTCCTCGCAGTCCCCCATCCACCGGCCCCGGCGCCCCAGGTCGGTGCGGAAGAGGCCGATGTCGAGCGCGGTCTGCCGGTCGAAGAGCAGATTGCAGCCGGTGACCCAGTACGGCCACACGGCCATCTCCCGGCCTTCGGGCCAGTCCACCGCGCCGTGGCACTCGCGCAGCGCCTTCGTCAGCGCCGTGACCTGGCCGCCCGGGTAGGTGACGTGGGTGCGGCCGCCGACGGCGAACACCTTCTCTTCCTCGATCGCGGTGACGAGGGCCTCAAGCCAGCCGGGCTCGGGGGTGATGTCGGGGTCGGTGATGGCGACGTACGTGCCGCGGGCCGCGCAGATGCCGCGGTTGCGGCCCGCGCTCAGCCCGGGGGTCGGCTCGTACAGCACTCGCACGGTGAACGGCCAGTCGCCGTCGCGGACCGCGTCCGCGATCGGCCTGATAGGCCCGGGCAGGTCGTTGTCCACGACGACCGCTTCCAACTGTGCGAGCGGCAGATTCTGTTGGGCCAGGGCGTCCAGCAGGTTCCGTACGCGCTGGGTGTTGCCTCGGGCGCTGACGACCACGGAGACCAGCGGCGGTTTCAGATCGGGCATGGGCACTCCCTCCTCGCTCGGAGATCAGTGGGGTTGCCGTTCATGTCACCGCCCGCACCCCACCGCCGGGAAGGAAAAGGCTGTTGCGGACGTGTTGCGGACGGTGCGCCGAAGTTCTGCACAGCACGTGCCCGACTGGCTACCGTGACGGAGCATCAAGAAGACTGCGCCAGAGGGGGACCCGCCATGTCCGACCAGCTGTTACCTCACCCGCTGGCAGCTCTGCGCGCCGAACTCGGGCTGACCGGCGGGGCCTACCTCGACCGCCTCGACGATGTGCACTGCGCCCTCGGCTACGGCCGGATGGCCAAGAGCCGGCAGAAAGTCTCCCGCTGGGAGAACCGCGTCAACTCCCCCGAGCTGCCCGCCCGGTACGCCATGGCCCGCCTCCACGGCATCCCCCGCGAGGCCGTCACCGTGCTCGGCTGGCCGGATTTCCTGCTGCTCGCCTTCCCCGATGACCGTCCCGTTCTCGACAACCCCTGGACCCTGGCGGGTACCGTGGCAGCAGTAGCCGCTGCCACTCGGGGAGGCTCCATGCAGGATCGACGGGGATTTCTCATCGCCAGCGGAGCCGCACTGACCGGCCTGGCGACAAGCTGGAGCCTCGCACTCGCCGAACCGGCCGAAGCTGTACCCGATGTCCCGGCCGGCACCACCCTCACGAACCCCCGCCTCACTCGGTCGCTGCTGGACACCCTGGAGCAGCGCCTGGACGACCTGCGCCACCTCGACGACGTCCTCGGTGGCGCCCGCCTTCGCCAGACCGCCGTCGCCGAGTACGACCTCCTTGAGGGACTCGCCAAGCAGACCGGGCAGCACGGACCGCTCGAACACCGGTTGCTGTCCCTGCTCGCCGAGTCAGCCCGCATGTGCGGCTGGCTCCAGTTCGACTCCGGACGCCACGCCCGCGCCCAGCGCTTCTACGTCACCTCGCTGCGCGCGTCCGCGAGTGCCGGCGACCACCAGGTCGGCGCCAACACCCTGGCCTTCATGGCGATCCAGGTCTACTCCGAGGGCAACCCCCAAGACGCCGTCGCCCTGGTCCGCACCGCACAGGACGCCACCGTGCGCCGTTCCACCCCGCGTGTGAAGTCGATGCTCCACGCGCGGGCCGCCCGGGCTCTGTCGAAGACCGGAGACCGCACCGGGTGCTGGCGCGAACTGGACGCCGCACGGACCGAATACGCCCGCGGCCCCCACGACGACGACCCGTCGTGGTCGTACTGGCTCAACCCGGGCGAGATCGAGATGCTCGCCGGATCCTCCGCACTCGATCTCGATGACCCCCGCCGCGCCCTGACCCACTTCGACCAGGCACGCCATGTGCAGTACGCGGCCGACGGATACGCACGCGACCACGTCCTCTATCTCACTCGCACTGCCCGCGCCCATCTCCAGTTGGGTGACCTGGACGCCGCCTGCGCCATTGCGACGGACGCCTTCACCCAGAACGCCACCCTCAACTCCTCCCGCCCGTCGGACGCACTCAGTGACCTGCGTGACGAGTTGGCTCCCCACCGGCACGTCCGGACGGTACGAGACTTCCTGCTGCTGAGCGCCTAAGGAGCAGAGGTCCGTGGCGCACGCGCCCTGTCCGGGCGCCCGCCCTGCACGTGGCGCGCACGCGAGCCCGAGAGGTTCCTTGGGCTCCTGCTGCGTCACGGCGCACTTCGCTGGCGTGGTCTGCGCTCTGGCACCGACGTGCCACAGGTGGGTAAATGGCAGCGCGGCGTTGAGCCCAACGAGGAATCCCAGGTCTACATCGCAGAAGCACTCGGCTGGCCTGCGGATATCGTCCGTGCCGACGACTGGCCGAACTGGCCGTCGCTCACCGCTGACGGCGGGATCCCGCCGGACCCCACAGTCCCGTGTCCGCCCTGAGAGAGGCTCTGAGAACAGCGATGGACCGTCGCACCTTTTTCACGATCTCTGGGGCTGCCCTATCCGCGCTGGCTGCGGACTGGGCCGTCGGCCCCGCCTCCGCCCTCACCCAGGCCCACGACGGCAAGCCCATCGGCGAGGACTTCGTCGCCTTCCTCGAAACCTCCACCCAGCATCTCGCCACGCTCCCGACCGAGCAGCGCCAGCACACGACAATGCTGCTGGACGCCCACCTGTCCACGGTGACCGAGCTCCTCGAACACGGCCGCTGCAGCCCGGCCGTCAGACTCCGCCTCCACACCCTGGCCGCTTCTCTGTCCCAGACCGTGGCCTGGCACCGCTTCGACCTGGGCAGCCACACCCACGCCAGCCAGAACTGGGTCGCCGCCCTGCACAACGCACACGCCGCCGGCGACCACGACATGGGCGCCGGCCTCTTGGGCGACCTCGCCTACCAGGCCGCCTGGCGGCGCGATCACACCACCGCGGCCAGCATCCTCAACCACGCCCTGACCCGCGCCCACAACCCCGCCGCCCGCTGCCTTCTCCAACTACGCCTCGCACGGACCCTCGCGGCGCGAGGCGACCGAGGGGAACGACGCTCCGTTCTGCGTGCCCTCGCCGCAGCCGAGAAACACCTCAACGACGCCGGCGCCGACCGGCCCGCCTGGTGCGCCTGGGTATCCGCCGCCGACCTCGCCGTCGACTCCGGGCAGGCGCTCCTGGACCTCGGCGACACCGCACGCGCCCACCAGCTCATCACCGAGGGCGAGCGTCTGCTGCCCACAGCCCGGGACAAGACGAAGAGCGTGTTCCACGCGTACCGCGCGGCGAGTCACCTCGATCTGAAGGAACCCGAGCCCGCTGCGGCCGCCGCCACCCAGTCACTCCTGCTGGCCCGCCGCATCGGCGCACCCCGCTGCGTCAGCCTCGTCAACGACCTCCTCCCCCGCTTCCAGCCCTACGCCCGCGCCCAAGGCGTTCCGGAACTCCTCCAACTCGCCGCCGCCTAGCGCGAAAACCCCGTGGGTTCGTACGGGGGCCCAACAACGCGGACCGTTCGCCTGCCTCGTCGGGTCACTCCGGACAGCCGGTCCAGTCGTCCAACGCCATGTCGCACGGCCGGCACCCCGGTGACCTCGGAGTCTGAAGGCCGATCAAATACCGTCGCCTCACTCCGGCAGCGGACCATACTGGGGGAATGCCAGCACGAACGGCCCGCGTTTCGCACGACGCGCAGTGGAGGTCCTTGCCCGACACATCCCGAGCCCTGGTGATCCGCAATCGAGCCGACGAGCAGTTCCTTGCCGTCGAGCAGCAGCACGACCGGATCGTCGCCTTCAGCCGATCGGCGGTCGGGCTGGCGTTCTTGCCCGTCTCGGACATCGCCCGCGGCCAGAGCGACATCGACTTCTTCCTGCTCTCGCTGCGACGACTGCACCGGGTGTGTCAACTCGTGCGCAGGAGCGCACTGCCCACAGGGCCCCTGCGCCAGGCCATGGCGACGTTCGAGCGGCAGGTCTTGCCCGTGACCGGTGTGCGCAACGCGCTGGAGCACCTTGACAGCACTGCCGTCAGCGGAAATGCGGGCTTCGGCTACGGCATCGGGGAGGACAGGGTGTTCATCACCCACAACGGCACTCGCCTCGACACCAAGACGCTCTTCCTCGCGGCTCAGGATGTCCATGCAGCCATCCGGCTCGCCGTCGATCCGATCGCGGCCGCAGATGTACATGGTCAGGACCCGATCGTCGAGCTACCTGGATCTGCCTGACCTTCTGCCGCCGGCTGCGTGTCGCCCAGAACGGTCTGGCTGTGTACGCGAGTACGGGCTCTGGTCCACTTCTTGTGGTCGCGTACGCAACGTCACTGTCGATCTTCATGCTGTCTGTGATCGTCATCGATCCTGCGCGGCATCACGCCGATGATCAGATTTTCGAGGGCGTGCGGCATTGGCCCGAAGCTGGCGACCCAGGTCTCGACAAGGTAGATCTCACTGTCCTCATCGATACCGAGAAAGAATCGGCCGTGATCGAGCTCGCCGAGCGGGAAGAGTCGTCTCTCCAAAGACTCGCTCCATTCGGAGAAGCGATCATCCTCTCCCCAAGTCAGCTCCGGGTCCAGCTCGAATGGTTCCCGGGCGCAGTTGATTCCCGGGCCGCCGATGCTCACGATCAGCCCTCCGAACTCCTGGAGAAACTTCTCGGCAGCGTCGTGCATGACGATTCCGACCGCTGCGAACCGGGACCGCCAGCCGGTCGTGTCGACCCGCCTGCCCGCGGTCCATCCAGAAGCCTCCAGGACCTCCAGCACCTCTGGCGACCACTCATTCATGACAGGCCCAGCCCCCAGCTTGAAGCATGAGGCGATTATCCCAGCAGACGATCCGAGAGAGAACAGCGTGTGACCGCACCACAAGAAGTGGACCAGAGCCGAGAACCGACACCGGCCATAGGCGCACTGCGACGCAACGCTGATGAGGATCTCCGAAACCTCCACCGCGGTTCGGCTGATCCACCAGACTTGCTCTTGATTTCCCGACAGAGGAGGGCCGGCAGGCATGGCGAACAGCGCACTTCTGGTGATGGACGTCCAACGGGACATCGTGGCCATCGCCGACGACGGTTCCGGATACCTGCCGCGCTTGCGCAGGGCGATCGACGGTGCCCGGGCCGCCGGCGTCCCCGTGATCTACGTGGTGATCGGGTTACGGCCGGGCGATCCCGAAGTCAGCCCGCGCAACAGGGTGATGACAAACGCCGTGCGGGCGGGCCCTGTTCACCGAGGGCGCCCCCGGCACCGCGATTCACGACGACGTTGCGCCCCAGCAGGACGACGTGGTGGTCACCAAGAGGCGCGGGAGCGCGTTCTCCGGCAGTGACCTCGACTTGGTGCTCAGGGCTCGCGATATCGACAGCCTTGTTCTCACCGGCATCGCCACCAGCGCTGTAGTGCTGTCCACTCTGTGGCACGCCATCGACCTGGACTTCGGCCTCACCGTCCTGGCCGACGGCTGCCTCGACACCGACCCCGAAGTGCACCAGTTCCTCACCGAGAAACTGTTCCCGCAGTGGGCAGACGTCATCGCCGTCGAGGACTGGCTCAAAGCCATAGCACCGCAATAACGCCTGGCCGCGCGCCGCCACTGCCCGCGCCACCCGCGCGGTCAGCTCCGGCGCTGGCTCTGGTCCACTTCTTGGGACCAGAGCCCACAGCCAGGGAGACCGCAAGCAGCGGTCGGTTGCCCGTGCTCCGTACGGGGGACGGACGGCGGCCCGGCCGCAGTCCTGCGCCGGGAGCACCCTGCCGCCGACGTGCGGCTCCAGATACGCCGACCGGAACCGGCCGACCGAGCCCCGCAGTTGGGTGACGTACTCGGATCGGCTAGCTTTTGATCAGCAGTCATGGTTCCGATGCACCGCTAGACCAGCAGTCGCAGGACCAGGGCGATCACCTCAACCCCCAGGGGTGCGCGACCGATGCGCATCCCGTCCTCGACCAGGGAGCAGCATGGCTACCGGAACCGTGAAGTGGTTCAACTCGGAAAAGGGCTTCGGCTTCATCGAGCAGGACGGCGGCGGCGCCGACGTCTTCGCCCACTACTCGAACATCGCGTCCTCGGGATTCCGTGAGCTCACGGAGGGCCAGAAGGTCGAGTTCGACGTCACCCAGGGCCAGAAGGGCCCGCAGGCCGAGAACATCAGGACCATCTGACCCAACGCACCACAAGGCGCTCCGTACCGCACCGGTACGGAGCGCCTTGCCGTCCGGCCGACGTCCCGGGGCTACGGCAAATACCCCTGCCTGCGCGCCCGGCCGGATGGCCCCGGGCGCGCAGCCGACTGCCCGATTCAGGCAGACAGGCCGAAAGGGCCCGGGGACGGTCCCCGCGCCGGGTCTGTGTCGCCGCCCGCCGCAGGTCGGCGCGTCGGGTCCCCACCTGTCCGGGCTCCGGCCCGGACTGCGGGGCGCAGCCGCCTTGCCGAATCCGACCAGGCAGAGGCGCTGGGTGTGGCCAGGGTGAGGGGTGCCGTGGGCGATCGGCGGCGTGCTCGATGACGCACACCCCGGAGCGTGGGACACGAGTCTGGTCCGGGGCGACACACCGGGGCCGGTTGCCTCCGCCGTCGCTGGATGACGACCACCTGTAAGAATTCCTAACGAAATGATCTTCGAGATGGTTGGATCACTCCGGAACCGATTATCCGGGGGTGCGAAGTGGCTCGGCCGAAGCCGTGGGAAGCCGATGACGAGTTGTGGGCGGTGGTCCAGCCGCTGTTGCCCACAGTCGAGCGTCGGCCCCGGCATCCGGGACGCAAGCGGCATCCGGACCGGTTGGCATTCCAGGGCATCTTGTTCGTGCTCCATACCGGGATCGCCTGGGAACACATGCCGCAGGAACTCGGCTTCGGGTCAGGCATGACCTGCTGGCGCCGCCTGGCCGAGTGGACCGAGGCCGGGGTGTGGCCCCGGCTGCACGAAGTTCTCCTCGCCGGGCTCCGCAAAGCGAACGCCCTGGACTTCTCCCGGGCAGCGGTCGACGGCTCCCACATCCGGGCCTTAAAACGGGAGCCAAGACGGGACGAAGTCCTGTCGACCGGGGCAGGACGGGCAGCAAACACCACCTGATCACCGACGCGACCGGCATACCTCTTGCTGCCACTTTGACCGGTGGCAACCGCAACGACGTCACCCAGCTGATCCCGCTCCTCCATGCCGTGCCGCCGGTGCGGGGCAAGCGTGGCCGACCCCGACACCGTCCGGATGTCGTGCTGGCCGATCGCGGCTACGACCACGGCAAGTACCGCCGGCTGGTCTGGGACCTTGGGGTGAAGCCGCTGATCGCCCGCCGGGGAACCGAACACGGCTCCGGGCTCGGTGCCCAACGCTGGGTCGTGGAGCGCGCGTTCGCCCATCTGCACTGGTTCCGCCGCCTGCGGATCCGCTGGGAGGTACGCGACGACATCCACGAAGCGTTCCTCACCCTCGGATGCGCACTCATCTGCTGGCGACGCCTGAACGACGCCGTCGTCCGTTAGTTTTTCTGCAGGGTGCGGGTGACACCCGCGATGACCGCGGTCGTCAGCACCCAGCCGAAGGCGATCAGCAGGTAGGCCAGCCACTGGAGACTGCCGTCCGTCCAGTACCAGGCCGTGCGCTGACCCAGACCACCGATGGGGATCAAGAGGTCGAGTGTGTAGACGAGGGGCTGGAACGGGGCCCCTTCGCCTCGTTGGACCGGGTGGGGAGAGTGAGTACCGAAAGACACTGTGCCCAGCAGGGTCAGGACCAAGAGCCAGACGCCGGCCAGCCAGGAGCGGTAGCCGTACCCGACGGTCACATCGAGCAGATGCCCCCAGACACGCGCGGACAGGGACAGGGATCGGCGCCGGTGGCGCTGCTTGGCCAGGAGAACCCGGCGGGCGTCGTCGTCGTGGCCGATCGTCCGGTACCAGTTCGCCAACTGCTCGTACGGCTGCGGGCTGTAGCCCGGGCTGCGCCGTATCCATGCCACGCGGGAGGCTGCGGACTCCCGCCGTCCCGTCGCCTCGCGCCGCTCGCCGGACTCCACCTTCTTGATGGAGCCGTAGAGGAAGCCTTCCAGCTCCACTACGTCCGGCCAGCTCTGCTCGCTGTCATAGAGGTAGGACACCTGCGCGCCCCGTAGATCCACCGTGCCGGACGGCAGCCGCGCGAGAGTGAGGTCGAAGTCGGCGGCCTGCATGAGCCTGCAGGTCAGAGCCGGGCCGTCACCGCCGGGTGGCCCGTTCAGGACGGCTCCTTCGAAGCTCAGGCTGTCCGAGATCTGAGTACGCCGCAGTTGTACGGTCCCGTTCGCGGTGAACCCGTCGGAGAAGTCGAGCCGCGAGGCGACGGCGTTGTTC
This window of the Streptomyces sp. N50 genome carries:
- a CDS encoding XRE family transcriptional regulator, translating into MDRRTFFTISGAALSALAADWAVGPASALTQAHDGKPIGEDFVAFLETSTQHLATLPTEQRQHTTMLLDAHLSTVTELLEHGRCSPAVRLRLHTLAASLSQTVAWHRFDLGSHTHASQNWVAALHNAHAAGDHDMGAGLLGDLAYQAAWRRDHTTAASILNHALTRAHNPAARCLLQLRLARTLAARGDRGERRSVLRALAAAEKHLNDAGADRPAWCAWVSAADLAVDSGQALLDLGDTARAHQLITEGERLLPTARDKTKSVFHAYRAASHLDLKEPEPAAAAATQSLLLARRIGAPRCVSLVNDLLPRFQPYARAQGVPELLQLAAA
- a CDS encoding IS5 family transposase (programmed frameshift); translated protein: MARPKPWEADDELWAVVQPLLPTVERRPRHPGRKRHPDRLAFQGILFVLHTGIAWEHMPQELGFGSGMTCWRRLAEWTEAGVWPRLHEVLLAGLRKANALDFSRAAVDGSHIRAFKTGAKTGRSPVDRGRTGSKHHLITDATGIPLAATLTGGNRNDVTQLIPLLHAVPPVRGKRGRPRHRPDVVLADRGYDHGKYRRLVWDLGVKPLIARRGTEHGSGLGAQRWVVERAFAHLHWFRRLRIRWEVRDDIHEAFLTLGCALICWRRLNDAVVR
- a CDS encoding oxidoreductase, with product MLSYDELTSPERELWDAFPQGRRVDLRTGVPEDDRVAEGVRWDSARTVRAAVIVALLLGANAVQPGTVAALRLAGARISGRLNLAGAQITYALWLEGCWFEESVDLLGASTQTLVIKGSRVPGIEADSACIEGNLDLRGSVVESLASSPFNHVSTALSLSDARVTGGMLLNGAHISAPGGWAVAAGGLLMEGGVFCGGGFVAQGQIRLMGAQLPRGLFMQGAHLEDPGPRGVALAMNNAVASRLDFSDGFTANGTVQLRRTQISDSLSFEGAVLNGPPGGDGPALTCRLMQAADFDLTLARLPSGTVDLRGAQVSYLYDSEQSWPDVVELEGFLYGSIKKVESGERREATGRRESAASRVAWIRRSPGYSPQPYEQLANWYRTIGHDDDARRVLLAKQRHRRRSLSLSARVWGHLLDVTVGYGYRSWLAGVWLLVLTLLGTVSFGTHSPHPVQRGEGAPFQPLVYTLDLLIPIGGLGQRTAWYWTDGSLQWLAYLLIAFGWVLTTAVIAGVTRTLQKN
- a CDS encoding glycosyltransferase — translated: MPDLKPPLVSVVVSARGNTQRVRNLLDALAQQNLPLAQLEAVVVDNDLPGPIRPIADAVRDGDWPFTVRVLYEPTPGLSAGRNRGICAARGTYVAITDPDITPEPGWLEALVTAIEEEKVFAVGGRTHVTYPGGQVTALTKALRECHGAVDWPEGREMAVWPYWVTGCNLLFDRQTALDIGLFRTDLGRRGRWMGDCEDLEFIDRARQAGHQTLIEPAAIVSHPVYRPETTLRYFVRQGVGHGVCVARMHLSVTVEPAAIQAGCEAVHAAVINLAAGWTFLDRSRAVEAARDLVRIGAYHIERGRLRLLGCRPVSLAQHAPTKESLAWK
- a CDS encoding cold-shock protein, coding for MATGTVKWFNSEKGFGFIEQDGGGADVFAHYSNIASSGFRELTEGQKVEFDVTQGQKGPQAENIRTI
- a CDS encoding transcriptional regulator: MSDQLLPHPLAALRAELGLTGGAYLDRLDDVHCALGYGRMAKSRQKVSRWENRVNSPELPARYAMARLHGIPREAVTVLGWPDFLLLAFPDDRPVLDNPWTLAGTVAAVAAATRGGSMQDRRGFLIASGAALTGLATSWSLALAEPAEAVPDVPAGTTLTNPRLTRSLLDTLEQRLDDLRHLDDVLGGARLRQTAVAEYDLLEGLAKQTGQHGPLEHRLLSLLAESARMCGWLQFDSGRHARAQRFYVTSLRASASAGDHQVGANTLAFMAIQVYSEGNPQDAVALVRTAQDATVRRSTPRVKSMLHARAARALSKTGDRTGCWRELDAARTEYARGPHDDDPSWSYWLNPGEIEMLAGSSALDLDDPRRALTHFDQARHVQYAADGYARDHVLYLTRTARAHLQLGDLDAACAIATDAFTQNATLNSSRPSDALSDLRDELAPHRHVRTVRDFLLLSA
- a CDS encoding SUKH-3 domain-containing protein produces the protein MATMSRWTSITRSALFAMPAGPPLSGNQEQVWWISRTAVEVSEILISVASQCAYGRCRFSALVHFLWCGHTLFSLGSSAGIIASCFKLGAGPVMNEWSPEVLEVLEASGWTAGRRVDTTGWRSRFAAVGIVMHDAAEKFLQEFGGLIVSIGGPGINCAREPFELDPELTWGEDDRFSEWSESLERRLFPLGELDHGRFFLGIDEDSEIYLVETWVASFGPMPHALENLIIGVMPRRIDDDHRQHEDRQ